The following are from one region of the Nicotiana tabacum cultivar K326 chromosome 3, ASM71507v2, whole genome shotgun sequence genome:
- the LOC107816483 gene encoding putative RNA 3'-terminal phosphate cyclase-like protein — MGKVSYMKLKGSQNLRLRLLLATLSSKSIVIEDIRSEATWPGLRPHEVSFLRLLEKICDDCVVEINETGTKLKYKPGIIMGGRHLVHDCGVSRSIGYFLEPLIVLGMFGKKPLTIRLKGITNDSKDPSIDTFRSTTLPILKQFGVPAEGLDLKIESRGVAPKGGGEVLLSVPMVPNSLKAIKWVDEGLVKRIRGVSFSTRVSVQFENTIIHAARGILNPFLSDVHIFTDHKAGAQAGMSPGYGISLVAETTSGCVISADTTVSYARGEDDADLEDDRKDLIPAEEVGEQIASALLTEIKQGGVVDSTHQGLLFLLCALCPKDVSEVRVGKLSPYGIEALRHIRDFLDVKFVMKPDASTGTVTMMCLGSGFQNLSRKVS; from the exons ATGGGGAAAGTATCATACATGAAGCTGAAAGGAAGCCAGAACTTGAGACTCCGTCTTTTACTAGCGACCCTTTCATCCAAATCGATTGTTATTGAGGATATTCGTTCTGAGGCTACTTGGCCTGGCCTTCGTCCTCACGAGGTCTCTTTCCTCCGCCTCCTTGAAAAAATCTGCGATGATTGTGTCGTTGAAATCAATGAAACTG GAACAAAACTAAAGTATAAACCAGGAATTATAATGGGAGGAAGGCATTTAGTTCATGATTGTGGTGTAAGTCGCTCCATCGGCTACTTTTTGGAACCGTTGATTGTGCTTGGTATGTTTGGGAAGAAACCACTCACCATTAGGCTCAAAG GGATAACAAATGATTCGAAGGACCCATCTATTGATACTTTTCGATCAACTACTTTGCCTATACTGAAGCAGTTCGGAGTCCCTGCAGAAGGATTGGACCTGAAAATTGAGAGTCGGGGAGTTGCTCCTAAAGGTGGTGGAGAAGTACTTCTTTCAGTTCCTATGGTTCCGAATAGTTTGAAA GCTATTAAATGGGTTGATGAAGGTCTGGTGAAGAGAATTAGAGGTGTTTCCTTTTCAACTAGGGTATCTGTTCAGTTTGAGAATACCATTATACATGCTGCTCGAGGAATCTTGAATCCTTTTCTTTCAGATGTTCACATCTTTACAGATCATAAAGCTGGAGCACAAGCTGGAAT GTCACCTGGCTATGGAATTTCTCTAGTTGCAGAGACTACCTCTGGTTGTGTTATATCTGCTGATACTACAGTTTCTTATGCAAGAGGAGAAGATGATGCAGACTTAGAGGATGATAGGAAAGATCTGATCCCTGCTGAGGAAGTTGGTGAGCAAATTGCTTCTGCACTACTTACGGAAATTAAACAGGGGGGAGTAGTAGATTCAACACATCAG GGACTGCTGTTTCTTCTATGTGCTTTGTGTCCAAAAGATGTTTCAGAAGTTCGGGTTGGGAAGCTGTCACCCTATGGAATAGAAGCACTAAGGCACATAAGAGACTTTTTGGATGTTAAGTTTGTCATGAAACCTGATGCCTCGACGGGAACTGTCACTATGATGTGTCTTGGCTCTGGATTTCAGAATTTATCCAGAAAAGTATCATGA